The Aquificaceae bacterium DNA segment AAGCCAGCTCAATGGTATGTGTCTTAGAAGTCCAAGAAAGTTCCCATCGTATAAAAGCATAAGCCTAAAGCCCTTTTCTTTGCAAAGGTCTTTGAGATACGCACCCCATTCTCTTGCCTCTTGTGGCTTCATGCCTATGGCATTGAAGACTATCACGCCCTTACCTTCAAGGTTTTGCAGGTCTTCCTTCTGAATTTCAATGGGGTTTAGCTTTTGGTCTCTTGTGCCTTTGCCTATACGGTATACCTTGCCTTTAGTGTAATAGGATAGCACTGGTGAGGTTGAGGTTATGTCTTCTCCTATGAAAACATAAAAGTCCGCCTTCTTTATATCTTCTATGCCTATTGGCTGGTATTCTCCATAGCTTTCAAGGAAGGCTTTTAGGTCAAGACTTAGGGTTGAGCTTACCATTACGCCAGTTCTTTTTACTATCTGAGCTATTAAGTCGTAGTCTTCGTTTGTCATATAAAGGGATAGGACAAGTAAGGTCTCTTCATGCTTTCCTTTAAGCAACATGGAGAGGAGGTTGGCTATGTTGCCACTGGTTTCTTCCCTACCATACATTTTGGGAGACCTGAGCCTCTCGTGGTTTAGCACATCGTAGCCAAAGAAAGCCTTGGCACATATATTTAGCTCGTCAGTGGGCTTGGTTCTATACACCTTTTCCTTTGACCTCCAGTCTCCCACTCCATACTCTATCTGTATCTCACAGCCTACAGGACACAAACCGCATGTGGTTTTTTCCCTTTTCAAGAGCCAGCTTCTTGTCCAATACTTGAAGGGTTTGGAGATAATAGCACCCACTGGACAAACATACACACAAAGACCACACATCTCACAGGAAGAGGTATCCATAGGTCTAACAGTGGGTGCTATGTTTGCCTGAAAGCCTCTCTCTTCCACATATAGAGCGTGAGCTCCTACCACCTCGTCGCAAACCCTTGTGCATCTATAACATACCACGCACCTATTGGAGTAATACTCTAAAAAGTCGCTTTCCCAGTCAAGCTGATGTCTTTCCTTTTCAAGGGCGGAGACTGGCACGATTTGTTTCTGGGGTCCAAAGAGAGCTCCATAGTTTTGCAGGTCGCACTCTCCTGCCTTGTCGCATATGGGACAGTCAAGGGGATGCCTTGTCATAAAGGCTTGAAGAAGGTATTTTTGGTTTTCTTTTACCAAAGGATGCTGGACGGATATGGACATGCCCTCCTCTGGGTATACATTGCATGAGGTCATAAGCCTTCCAGTCTTCTCGTTGTAGACTATGCACATCCTACAGGCACCGATTATCCTCAGGCGAGGATGGTAGCAAAAATATGGAATGCTTATACCAAGGTCAAGCAAGCTTTGAAGTAGAGGCTTTTTCTTGTCTACCTCATACTCCACACCATCTACAAATATCCTTACCTTTTCCATAGCACACTCCTTAGATTTTCAATTTTACTGGAGTTCCTCTTTTCATGAGCTTTTCAATGCCCTCCACCGCCTCATCAAAACTCGCCACTATTCCTCCAAAGCCCTTAGCAAACTTCTCCGCATCTTCCTTGTTTGCAAAGGCTATGGCAGAGGGAGAACAACATGGCATGGCGGAAGAGCCTATTACATACCATGCGGAGAAACAACTCAGGGGTTTGGAGCTTATAAAGTCCCAGGTCATACAGGACTCAATATCCTCTTCCCTTAGGCTTTTGTATAGCAAAAGCCCGCAGTGAGCACAACAAGCCCTTACAAACTTGCCCCTCTTCATTCTGTATGTAAACTCAAGCCTTTTTTCTATAGGTTTGGTGCAATAGGCACAGGATGGGACGGTTTCTTCTATGACCTCTCCTGCCTCTTCTCTTAGGAGCAGTTCTCCATGTTTTCTTACAATCCTACCCTCCTTCTCCAGCTCCCTCACATCCCTGTAGATGGTCATAAGGGATACGCCAAAGTGCTGGGCAAGAGCCTTTACGCTCCTGTATCCCTGTGGTATGAGCTCTATTATTTTTTCCTTTCGGTCCATGTTAAAATTATATTCCTGAAATGCCAAAACATCTAATATCTGTGAGAGACCTCAGCAAAGAGGATATAGACCTTTTGAGGCATTTCTCAAACAGGTTCAGGGACGGAGAAAGAGAAACTCTTGAAGGTGATGTTGCTTTGTTTTTTCTTGAAAGCTCTACAAGGACTCGCTTATCCTTTGAGAAAGCTTGTAGGCTTTTGGGGCTTAGAACCTATTACGCAGGCAGGGGAGAAAGCTCAATAGAAAAGGGAGAAAGTCTAAGAGATACCATAAAAACTCTTCAAGCTCTTGGTTTTAGAGCCTTGGTGCTTAGAGTTCCCTTTGTTCTCTTTCCCTACGAAGGCTACAAGGGGGAGGAAATAAGCCTTATAAATGCGGGCGATGGGACGCATCAACATCCTACACAAGGGCTAATTGACCTCTTTACCGCTATAGAGGTTTTTGGTTCTTTGGAAAACCTAAAGGTGTTATACATCGGAGACATACTCCATAGCAGAGTTTTCCGTTCTGGTGCATACCTTTTTAGTCTTTACGGTGCTAAGGTTGGAGTTTGTGGACCCAAAACTCTTATTCCTTCAGACCTTTCTCCCTTTGGAGTGGAGCAAGTTTTTGATAGTGTGGATGAGGCTATTGAGTGGGCGGACTTATGCATATGGCTAAGACTACAAGAAGAAAGGTTTACAGAAAGCTACATTCCAAGTAAAGAAAGCTACTTTCTCCAGTTTGGTCTAACAAAGGAGAGATACAAAAGGCTAAAGGGCTACTTTATGCACCCAGGACCTGTAAACCTCTATGTGGATGTGGATGCGGAGGTGGTTTATTTGGACAAGTCCTTGGTTCTAAAGCAGGTGGAAATGGGTCTATACGTAAGGATGGCGGTTTTATACTGGGCTTTAAAGGATGGCTAAGATACTTCTTGGCGTTAGCTCAAGCATTGCCATATATAAGGCTTGTGAGCTTGTAAGGGAACTCATAAAGTCAGGGCATGAAGTTAAGGTTGTTATGTCTCCCTTTTCTGAGAGGTTCATAAGCAGGCTTACCTTTGAGGCTCTTTCTGGAAACAAGGCTTATGTGGACTGGGAAGATGACCCTCTTTTACACATAAACCTACCAAGATGGTCTGACCTTTTTGTGATAGCTCCATGCAGTATAAACACCCTTTCAAAAATTGCCTTAGGCATAGGAGACAACTTACTTACCACCTGTGCCC contains these protein-coding regions:
- a CDS encoding 2Fe-2S iron-sulfur cluster-binding protein, with protein sequence MEKVRIFVDGVEYEVDKKKPLLQSLLDLGISIPYFCYHPRLRIIGACRMCIVYNEKTGRLMTSCNVYPEEGMSISVQHPLVKENQKYLLQAFMTRHPLDCPICDKAGECDLQNYGALFGPQKQIVPVSALEKERHQLDWESDFLEYYSNRCVVCYRCTRVCDEVVGAHALYVEERGFQANIAPTVRPMDTSSCEMCGLCVYVCPVGAIISKPFKYWTRSWLLKREKTTCGLCPVGCEIQIEYGVGDWRSKEKVYRTKPTDELNICAKAFFGYDVLNHERLRSPKMYGREETSGNIANLLSMLLKGKHEETLLVLSLYMTNEDYDLIAQIVKRTGVMVSSTLSLDLKAFLESYGEYQPIGIEDIKKADFYVFIGEDITSTSPVLSYYTKGKVYRIGKGTRDQKLNPIEIQKEDLQNLEGKGVIVFNAIGMKPQEAREWGAYLKDLCKEKGFRLMLLYDGNFLGLLRHIPLSWLSDLHEALQRAKNLVIFGEDLTDYMKMEELEKVFEGLEHLVVFSPFEDGLAQYAQIKIPMSLMGETDGTLTTLMGEKKTFKFLPKAFNHTEFLRSLLEYLPQGEKEPVVLKGEPKDFRREMHLYRNNWITRRSENLTRLYEKNIAVMEIVKGLSG
- a CDS encoding DeoR family transcriptional regulator encodes the protein MDRKEKIIELIPQGYRSVKALAQHFGVSLMTIYRDVRELEKEGRIVRKHGELLLREEAGEVIEETVPSCAYCTKPIEKRLEFTYRMKRGKFVRACCAHCGLLLYKSLREEDIESCMTWDFISSKPLSCFSAWYVIGSSAMPCCSPSAIAFANKEDAEKFAKGFGGIVASFDEAVEGIEKLMKRGTPVKLKI
- a CDS encoding aspartate carbamoyltransferase catalytic subunit, which translates into the protein MPKHLISVRDLSKEDIDLLRHFSNRFRDGERETLEGDVALFFLESSTRTRLSFEKACRLLGLRTYYAGRGESSIEKGESLRDTIKTLQALGFRALVLRVPFVLFPYEGYKGEEISLINAGDGTHQHPTQGLIDLFTAIEVFGSLENLKVLYIGDILHSRVFRSGAYLFSLYGAKVGVCGPKTLIPSDLSPFGVEQVFDSVDEAIEWADLCIWLRLQEERFTESYIPSKESYFLQFGLTKERYKRLKGYFMHPGPVNLYVDVDAEVVYLDKSLVLKQVEMGLYVRMAVLYWALKDG